In the Panthera uncia isolate 11264 chromosome D2, Puncia_PCG_1.0, whole genome shotgun sequence genome, one interval contains:
- the ZNF503 gene encoding LOW QUALITY PROTEIN: zinc finger protein 503 (The sequence of the model RefSeq protein was modified relative to this genomic sequence to represent the inferred CDS: deleted 1 base in 1 codon) produces the protein MSTAPSLSALRSSKHSGGGGGGGGGGSGRSADPAWTSALSGNSSGPGQGSSLAGSTKPFVHAVPPSDPLRQANRLPIKVLKMLTARTGHILHPEYLQPLPSTPVSPIELDAKKSPLALLAQTCSQIGKPDPSPSSKLSSVASNGGGAGGAGNGTGGDKDAKSGPLKLSDIGVEDKSSFKPYSKPGSDKKEPGGGGGGGGGGGGGGGGGSAEKSGFRVPSATCQPFTPRTGSPSSSASACSPGGMLPSAGGGPEGKDDKKDPDAGGGGGSSKGSGGASAEGGPTGLAHGRISCGGGINVDVNQHPDGGPGGKALGSDCGGSSGSSSGSGPSAPTSSSVLGSGLVAPVSPYKPGQTVFPLPPAGMTYPGSLAGAYAGYPPQFLPHGVALDPTKPGSLVGAQLAAAAAGSLGCSKPAGSSPLAGASPPSVMTASLCRDPYCLSYHCASHLAGAAAASASCAHDPAAAAAALKSGYPLVYPTHPLHGVHSSLTAAAAAGATPPSLAGHPLYPYGFMLPNDPLPHICNWVSANGPCDKRFATSEELLSHLRTHTAFPGTDKLLSGYPSSSSLASAAAAAMACHMHIPTSGAPGSPGTLALRSPHHALGLSSRYHPYSKSPLPTPGAPVPVPAATGPYYSPYALYGQRLTTASALGYQ, from the exons ATGAGCACAGCGCCCTCGCTTTCTGCCCTAAGAAGCAGTAAGcacagcggcggcggcggcggcggcggcggcggcggcagcggcaggAGTGCGGACCCTGCCTGGACCAGCGCGCTCTCTGGAAATAGCTCTGGCCCCGGCCAAGGCTCGTCCCTGGCCGGCAGCACCAAGCCTTTTGTGCACGCTGTG CccccctctgaccctctccgCCAGGCTAACCGCCTGCCCATCAAGGTGCTGAAGATGCTGACGGCACGGACTGGCCACATTTTGCACCCCGAGTACCTGCAGCCTCTGCCTTCCACTCCCGTCAGCCCCATCGAG CTTGATGCCAAGAAGAGCCCGCTGGCGCTGTTGGCGCAAACATGCTCGCAGATCGGGAAGCCCGACCCCTCGCCCTCTTCCAAACTCTCCTCTGTCGCTTCCAACGGGGGCGGCGCGGGCGGTGCCGGCAACGGCACCGGGGGCGACAAGGACGCAAAGTCGGGCCCCCTCAAGCTGAGCGACATCGGCGTGGAGGACAAGTCGAGTTTCAAGCCGTACTCCAAACCCGGCTCGGATAAGAAGGAgccgggaggcggcggcggcggaggcggtggtggcgggggcggcggcggggggggttCAGCAGAAAAGTCTGGATTCCGGGTACCGAGCGCCACCTGCCAGCCATTCACACCCAGGACAGGCAGCCCAAGCTCCAGCGCCTCGGCCTGCTCGCCAGGAGGCATGCTGCCTTCGGCCGGGGGCGGCCCAGAGGGCAAGGACGACAAGAAGGACCCCgacgcgggcggcggcggcggctccagCAAGGGTTCCGGGGGCGCCTCCGCCGAAGGGGGACCCACTGGGTTGGCGCACGGCCGGATTAGCTGCGGCGGAGGGATTAATGTGGACGTAAACCAGCACCCAGATGGGGGCCCCGGGGGCAAGGCGCTAGGCTCAGACTGCGGCGGTTCATCGGGCTCCAGCTCCGGCTCGGGCCCCAGCGCGCCCACCTCCTCCTcagtgctgggctctgggctggtggctccgGTATCACCCTACAAGCCGGGCCAGACAGTGTTCCCTCTGCCTCCCGCGGGCATGACCTATCCAGGCAGCCTGGCTGGGGCCTACGCTGGCTACCCGCCCCAATTCCTGCCACATGGCGTGGCTCTTGACCCCACCAAGCCGGGCAGCCTGGTGGGGGCGCAGctggcggcggctgcggcgggcTCTCTGGGCTGCAGTAAGCCGGCGGGCTCCAGCCCCTTGGCCGGGGCGTCGCCGCCATCCGTGATGACAGCCAGTTTGTGCCGGGACCCGTACTGCCTCAGCTACCATTGCGCCAGCCACCTAGCAGGGGCGGCGGCAGCCAGCGCTTCGTGCGCTCACGATCCggccgcggcggccgcggcgcTCAAATCCGGATACCCGCTGGTGTACCCCACGCACCCGCTGCACGGCGTGCACTCTTCGCTAACAGCTGCCGCCGCTGCCGGCGCCACACCGCCCTCCCTGGCAGGCCACCCCCTCTACCCCTACGGCTTCATGCTCCCTAACGACCCGCTCCCCCACATCTGCAACTGGGTGTCGGCCAACGGGCCCTGCGACAAGCGCTTCGCCACGTCCGAAGAGCTGCTGAGCCACTTGCGGACCCATACGGCCTTCCCCGGGACAGACAAACTGCTGTCGGGCTACCCCAGTTCATCGTCTTTGGCCAGCGCCGCAGCGGCCGCCATGGCTTGCCACATGCACATCCCCACATCGGGCGCTCCGGGCAGTCCCGGGACGCTGGCGCTGCGCAGCCCCCACCACGCGCTGGGACTCAGCAGCCGCTACCACCCTTACTCCAAGAGCCCGCTACCCACACCCGGCGCTCCTGTGCCGGTGCCCGCCGCCACGGGACCGTACTACTCCCCCTATGCCCTCTACGGACAGAGACTGACCACCGCCTCGGCACTGGGGTATCAGTGA